Proteins from one Mycteria americana isolate JAX WOST 10 ecotype Jacksonville Zoo and Gardens chromosome 1, USCA_MyAme_1.0, whole genome shotgun sequence genomic window:
- the SLC38A2 gene encoding sodium-coupled neutral amino acid symporter 2 isoform X2, with protein sequence MSSAEMGKFNISPDEDSSSYSSNSNDFSYPYPTKPAAMKSHYADIDPENQNFLLDSNLGKKKYETQYHPGTTSFGMSVFNLSNAIVGSGILGLSYAMANTGIALFVILLMFVSIVSLYSVHLLLKTANEGGSLLYEQLGMKAFGMAGKLAASGSITMQNIGAMSSYLFIVKYELPLVIKTFMNIEETTGEWYLNGDYLVLLVSVILILPLSLLKNLGYLGYTSGFSLLCMVFFLIVVIWKMFQIPCPMDSDIMNVTIINATLASSVDENITSDDVCKPKYFIFNSQTVYAVPILTFSFVCHPAILPIYEELKSRSRKRMMNVSYVSFFAMFLMYLLAALFGYLTFYGKVEPELLHTYSAYLGTDILLLIVRLAVLMAVTLTVPVVIFPIRSSITQLLWAGKEFRWWRHCSITVALLAFTNVLVIFVPTIRDIFGFIGASAAAMLIFILPSAFYIKLVKKEPMKSVQKIGAAFFFLSGILVMTGCMTLIILDWTQNVASDGH encoded by the exons ATGAGCAGCGCCGAGATGGGCAAGTTCAACATCTCCCCCGACGAGGACAGCAGCAGCTACAGCTCCAACAGCAACGACTTCAGCTACCCCTACCCCACCAAGCCGGCCGCCATGAAGAG CCACTATGCGGATATTGATCCAGAAAATCAAAATTTCTTGCTCGACTCCAatcttggaaagaagaaatacGAAACTCAGTAT CATCCGGGTACTACTTCCTTTGGAATGTCAGTATTTAACCTGAGCAATGCTATTGTGGGTAGTGGCATCCTTGGTCTTTCTTATGCCATGGCTAACACTGGAATTGCTCTTTTCGT gatacTCCTGATGTTCGTCTCAATAGTTTCTTTGTATTCAGTGCATCTCCTTTTGAAGACTGCCAATGAAGGAG gatCTTTATTATATGAACAGTTGGGAATGAAGGCATTTGGTATGGCTGGAAAACTTGCTGCTTCTGGATCAATTACAATGCAGAATATTGGAG CTATGTCAAGCTACCTCTTCATAGTGAAATATGAGTTACCATTGGTCATCAAGACATTTATGAACATCGAAGAGACCACAGG AGAATGGTATCTTAACGGTGACTATTTAGTGCTGCTGGTGTCTGTCATCCtcattcttcccctctccttACTGAAAAATTTAG GATATTTGGGCTATACCAGCGGCTTTTCCTTACTTTGCATGGTCTTCTTTCTGATTGTT GTAATTTGGAAGATGTTTCAGATTCCTTGTCCTATGGACAGTGACATCATGAACGTGACAATAATAAATGCGACACTGGCATCTTCGGTAGATGAAAACATAACAAGTGATGATGTGTGCAagccaaaatatttcatcttcaaTTCACAG actgtCTATGCTGTCCCAATcctaacattttcttttgtctgccATCCTGCAATTCTTCCTATCTATGAAGAACTGAAAAG cCGAAGCCGTAAAAGAATGATGAATGTGTCCTATGTATCTTTTTTTGCCATGTTCCTCATGTATTTATTGGCTGCTCTCTTTGGATACCTGACATTTTATG gaaaaGTCGAACCAGAACTGCTTCATACCTACTCTGCTTATCTGGGTACTGATATTCTTCTTCTTATTGTGCGTCTCGCTGTACTTATGGCTGTAACCCTTACTGTACCTGTAGTTATCTTCCCa ATCCGCAGTTCCATTACCCAGCTGTTGTGGGCAGGGAAGGAGTTTAGGTGGTGGCGTCACTGTTCCATTACTGTTGCTCTTCTGGCGTTTACCAACGTGCTTGTTATCTTTGTCCCTACTATCCGAGACATCTTTGGATTCATTG gtGCATCTGCAGCCGCCATGCTGATCTTTATACTTCCTTCTGCCTTCTATATTAAATTAGTGAAGAAGGAACCAATGAAGTCAGTGCAAAAGATTGGG gctgCGTTCTTCTTTCTAAGTGGTATACTTGTGATGACTGGGTGTATGACACTGATTATTCTAGACTGGACCCAGAATGTTGCATCTGATGGCCATTAA
- the SLC38A2 gene encoding sodium-coupled neutral amino acid symporter 2 isoform X3 produces the protein MFVSIVSLYSVHLLLKTANEGGSLLYEQLGMKAFGMAGKLAASGSITMQNIGAMSSYLFIVKYELPLVIKTFMNIEETTGEWYLNGDYLVLLVSVILILPLSLLKNLGYLGYTSGFSLLCMVFFLIVVIWKMFQIPCPMDSDIMNVTIINATLASSVDENITSDDVCKPKYFIFNSQTVYAVPILTFSFVCHPAILPIYEELKSRSRKRMMNVSYVSFFAMFLMYLLAALFGYLTFYGKVEPELLHTYSAYLGTDILLLIVRLAVLMAVTLTVPVVIFPIRSSITQLLWAGKEFRWWRHCSITVALLAFTNVLVIFVPTIRDIFGFIGASAAAMLIFILPSAFYIKLVKKEPMKSVQKIGAAFFFLSGILVMTGCMTLIILDWTQNVASDGH, from the exons ATGTTCGTCTCAATAGTTTCTTTGTATTCAGTGCATCTCCTTTTGAAGACTGCCAATGAAGGAG gatCTTTATTATATGAACAGTTGGGAATGAAGGCATTTGGTATGGCTGGAAAACTTGCTGCTTCTGGATCAATTACAATGCAGAATATTGGAG CTATGTCAAGCTACCTCTTCATAGTGAAATATGAGTTACCATTGGTCATCAAGACATTTATGAACATCGAAGAGACCACAGG AGAATGGTATCTTAACGGTGACTATTTAGTGCTGCTGGTGTCTGTCATCCtcattcttcccctctccttACTGAAAAATTTAG GATATTTGGGCTATACCAGCGGCTTTTCCTTACTTTGCATGGTCTTCTTTCTGATTGTT GTAATTTGGAAGATGTTTCAGATTCCTTGTCCTATGGACAGTGACATCATGAACGTGACAATAATAAATGCGACACTGGCATCTTCGGTAGATGAAAACATAACAAGTGATGATGTGTGCAagccaaaatatttcatcttcaaTTCACAG actgtCTATGCTGTCCCAATcctaacattttcttttgtctgccATCCTGCAATTCTTCCTATCTATGAAGAACTGAAAAG cCGAAGCCGTAAAAGAATGATGAATGTGTCCTATGTATCTTTTTTTGCCATGTTCCTCATGTATTTATTGGCTGCTCTCTTTGGATACCTGACATTTTATG gaaaaGTCGAACCAGAACTGCTTCATACCTACTCTGCTTATCTGGGTACTGATATTCTTCTTCTTATTGTGCGTCTCGCTGTACTTATGGCTGTAACCCTTACTGTACCTGTAGTTATCTTCCCa ATCCGCAGTTCCATTACCCAGCTGTTGTGGGCAGGGAAGGAGTTTAGGTGGTGGCGTCACTGTTCCATTACTGTTGCTCTTCTGGCGTTTACCAACGTGCTTGTTATCTTTGTCCCTACTATCCGAGACATCTTTGGATTCATTG gtGCATCTGCAGCCGCCATGCTGATCTTTATACTTCCTTCTGCCTTCTATATTAAATTAGTGAAGAAGGAACCAATGAAGTCAGTGCAAAAGATTGGG gctgCGTTCTTCTTTCTAAGTGGTATACTTGTGATGACTGGGTGTATGACACTGATTATTCTAGACTGGACCCAGAATGTTGCATCTGATGGCCATTAA
- the SLC38A2 gene encoding sodium-coupled neutral amino acid symporter 2 isoform X1 gives MSSAEMGKFNISPDEDSSSYSSNSNDFSYPYPTKPAAMKSHYADIDPENQNFLLDSNLGKKKYETQYHPGTTSFGMSVFNLSNAIVGSGILGLSYAMANTGIALFVILLMFVSIVSLYSVHLLLKTANEGGSLLYEQLGMKAFGMAGKLAASGSITMQNIGAMSSYLFIVKYELPLVIKTFMNIEETTGEWYLNGDYLVLLVSVILILPLSLLKNLGYLGYTSGFSLLCMVFFLIVVIWKMFQIPCPMDSDIMNVTIINATLASSVDENITSDDVCKPKYFIFNSQTVYAVPILTFSFVCHPAILPIYEELKSRSRKRMMNVSYVSFFAMFLMYLLAALFGYLTFYGKVEPELLHTYSAYLGTDILLLIVRLAVLMAVTLTVPVVIFPIRSSITQLLWAGKEFRWWRHCSITVALLAFTNVLVIFVPTIRDIFGFIGKHFHVSSSSLSNLRKCSSDLIKLCLPIYEYLFLCFLNTGASAAAMLIFILPSAFYIKLVKKEPMKSVQKIGAAFFFLSGILVMTGCMTLIILDWTQNVASDGH, from the exons ATGAGCAGCGCCGAGATGGGCAAGTTCAACATCTCCCCCGACGAGGACAGCAGCAGCTACAGCTCCAACAGCAACGACTTCAGCTACCCCTACCCCACCAAGCCGGCCGCCATGAAGAG CCACTATGCGGATATTGATCCAGAAAATCAAAATTTCTTGCTCGACTCCAatcttggaaagaagaaatacGAAACTCAGTAT CATCCGGGTACTACTTCCTTTGGAATGTCAGTATTTAACCTGAGCAATGCTATTGTGGGTAGTGGCATCCTTGGTCTTTCTTATGCCATGGCTAACACTGGAATTGCTCTTTTCGT gatacTCCTGATGTTCGTCTCAATAGTTTCTTTGTATTCAGTGCATCTCCTTTTGAAGACTGCCAATGAAGGAG gatCTTTATTATATGAACAGTTGGGAATGAAGGCATTTGGTATGGCTGGAAAACTTGCTGCTTCTGGATCAATTACAATGCAGAATATTGGAG CTATGTCAAGCTACCTCTTCATAGTGAAATATGAGTTACCATTGGTCATCAAGACATTTATGAACATCGAAGAGACCACAGG AGAATGGTATCTTAACGGTGACTATTTAGTGCTGCTGGTGTCTGTCATCCtcattcttcccctctccttACTGAAAAATTTAG GATATTTGGGCTATACCAGCGGCTTTTCCTTACTTTGCATGGTCTTCTTTCTGATTGTT GTAATTTGGAAGATGTTTCAGATTCCTTGTCCTATGGACAGTGACATCATGAACGTGACAATAATAAATGCGACACTGGCATCTTCGGTAGATGAAAACATAACAAGTGATGATGTGTGCAagccaaaatatttcatcttcaaTTCACAG actgtCTATGCTGTCCCAATcctaacattttcttttgtctgccATCCTGCAATTCTTCCTATCTATGAAGAACTGAAAAG cCGAAGCCGTAAAAGAATGATGAATGTGTCCTATGTATCTTTTTTTGCCATGTTCCTCATGTATTTATTGGCTGCTCTCTTTGGATACCTGACATTTTATG gaaaaGTCGAACCAGAACTGCTTCATACCTACTCTGCTTATCTGGGTACTGATATTCTTCTTCTTATTGTGCGTCTCGCTGTACTTATGGCTGTAACCCTTACTGTACCTGTAGTTATCTTCCCa ATCCGCAGTTCCATTACCCAGCTGTTGTGGGCAGGGAAGGAGTTTAGGTGGTGGCGTCACTGTTCCATTACTGTTGCTCTTCTGGCGTTTACCAACGTGCTTGTTATCTTTGTCCCTACTATCCGAGACATCTTTGGATTCATTGGTAAGCATTTTCATGTCAGTTCAAGTAGTCTTTCAAATCTCAGAAAATGCAGTTCCGATCTAATTAAATTATGTTTACctatttatgaatatttatttctgtgctttttaaatacaggtGCATCTGCAGCCGCCATGCTGATCTTTATACTTCCTTCTGCCTTCTATATTAAATTAGTGAAGAAGGAACCAATGAAGTCAGTGCAAAAGATTGGG gctgCGTTCTTCTTTCTAAGTGGTATACTTGTGATGACTGGGTGTATGACACTGATTATTCTAGACTGGACCCAGAATGTTGCATCTGATGGCCATTAA